The genomic interval agacatgctttttttttctcttggtgTAGGTCTTGCAaggaatattttattatacttgtTACATTCACAATTCTTGTCAATCACTTGACTACCAAGAACTGAGTTCACACTTGGTTCAAACTCTATGGTTCTGATACAAGCACTAGCTATTTGGTGTACCGGTGTTATTTACTGTAGCAAAATATTGCTAAAAGATATAGTTAAACATGTTCGTCGCTCATGCGTTAGCTGCTAACATGTCAGTATGTTAACGCTCGAAACACCACCGAACTCATATTATAAAAGCATGCAGATTAATAATAATTGATCGCAAACATAGGCTTACCATGTGTGTCGGAATGGATTTAAACGCTGAAAGCATTTTGAAATGACAAAATAAGGCTGCTTGATAATGTTATTAAGAAGAGAATACAGGTTTCCTGTTTGAAAGTGTGTAACGTTACGTAGAAATCCGCAGGACCCCTCACAAAAACATCAGCGGGGCTGGATGATGCTGGATCTATCCAAATGCTGGATATCTGCGCAGCCCTGTGGAAAATAAGTCTTGTGACTGAAAATTATATTTCTCGGTGAAATTGTggtttacataataaaataatacgcACACAAAGCAGTCTATGTgagattatatattaaaataaacgtGTGTTTTTAAACAGGCGGTAATCTAGACGCACTCTATGGGCAATGGCCGCTGAAATGATCAGATCTGTAGCTCATAGGGAACCACGAACCACTCAACACAAGCCCGAATGAATCAGGACGGACTCAAGGATTTTGATTCATCTCAGTTATGCGAATCTTTTGTATCATTGTACTCTTTTTCTCTTTGGTTCGTTTCTGTAGGTTACATTGTTACACTAATAGGACAAGCAAACTTTTTGAGTTACGagtcaatgaatcattcactCTTTTTTAATTCACCTAATCATGAACGAAACGAGTCTTGTTATCATATTTTCATTCCGTCTTCTTCACTGCGTGGTAGAGGCTTTTACACCGACAAAGCATTTACACACAATAAAGAACAAaagtttgataaaataataacTGTCATTGAGAAAGAAAACACTCAGTGAAGCTCCGAGTCACATTCAAGACTCCGAACAAACGACTCGTTCTGTGGGCGGTTCGTTTGGTAGGTCAAGCCAATGAAATGCGCCTTCAAAGACCACACTCGAATTCTATTGGCTCTTACTGCTGTCAGTCTTTAGAAAAACAGACGACTCAATACATCAATGTTAACAAGGTATAAAAGATTCAGTCGCTGCTGCTGCCTGCTGCTGTGCGCGATCAGTGTAGTATATGTGTCAGTGAAAGGTCTGTCGGCCGTGGCGTGTTCTCTGCTGGACTGAAGGACTTGTTGATGTTGAGTTGGCGTTTTGGATGATGAGTCGAGGAGAGTCTAGACATTTTAACGAAAAAACGTCTGTACACTGGTAGTTTTTATACTTTTGTGTTGTTAACAGTTTTGGAGTTGcttctttgataaaaaaaaaatgcgtgTTTGTATATACaggattcttattttttttttttttgtgatttttttcagtCTCAAAATGTTTCTGTTATATTCCACTTAGCCTTgggttaaatatacatttaaggtGTTTTCCATGCTGTTTTACTAACGttactgtttgttttcttgtaGGATTTAAACTCAAGCGCTGTTGATAGAGTGCCATGACTGTACGCAGAGGTGAATAATTTATAtgagttaaacacacacacacacacacacaccattcatcatttactcaccctccacttgCTCCAAACCtgtgagtttatttcttctgctgaCAACAAAAGAGGATATATTCTAGAATAAAGTTAACCAaaccagcatatatatatatatactgttgatAGAGATACCAgtcaaaagtacatttttataaagaaatttcttctgctcaccaagcctgcatttatttcatacaaaatacaacagaaacaataatattgtaaaatatttttactatttaaaatgttttctatttgaatttatatatatatatatatatatatatatataataattattattattatgatgttgaaaatagcggagtataatttattttcagatttccttgatgaatagaaagttcagaggAACAacgtttatctgaaatataaatattttttaacattgtaaatgtctttatcatctttttttatcaatttgatgcatccttgctgaataaaagtgttaattgctataataaagatcatgtgacactgaagactggagtaatgatgctgaaaattctgctttgaaatcacaggaataaattacacttaaaaatgcattcaaatagaaaacagttattttaaatggtaaaaatattttacaacattactgcttttgctgtacttgggatcaaataaatgcaggcttggtgagcagaagagacttctgacTAGTAGTGTAGTgtaatagaagtcaatggctttCGTCAACTGTAGAAACtatcaattaaaatatttgtcatcTTCTCTTTTCCAGTGAATGTGGTCATTCTTGTGCTGCTTGTCATcgcctttttaattatattgcatcGCAATCTGCTGAATCTCAATGATTTCCTCAAGCAAGAGAACTCGGGTATGAGTATGCTCAAGTTAGTGAAGGTTAGAAGTTTTTTTAGCACCATGAAAAGTCACACCTCACTGATTTTCCTTCAGCAGACACAGTGCCTGGGATGGTCCTGCCCTTTGAGATGGACTTCCTGTCGGGTCATAAGGTCATCAGGACAGGAGATGAGATTCCTGTGGTCATCACCGCTCCAGAGGAGAGACTGGGAGCTGCCGTCACCGCCATGAACAGCATCTACCGCAACAGCAAAGCCAATGTAGTATTCAATATAGTGACACTAAATGAGTCTGTGGTCCATCTCAGGTACACCTTGTATTACATTACAGCGGTTTATTAATTTATAGGAAGTTACATTACATGCAATATGATTCTTTCTCATTCCAGAACATGGTTGAGTAAGACTGACATGAAACACAAAGTGATCATATTTGATCCGAAGATCCTCACAGGAAAGATTTCTAATGATCCTCAGAAGGTGGAGGCGGTGAAGCCGGTAATCAATTGCAAGTAGAGTTTGGAGTTGTGAAAATGGAAAACGTGTATCATAACTATGTATGTATCTTATTTTTCCAGTTGAACTTTGCCAGATTCTTCTTGCCGGTTTTCTTGCCGGATACTGAGAAAGTTATTTACCTGGATGATGACGTAATTGTACAAGGTGAAGTGCATTATCGTCTGTATTTTGGATTTGATTATTAATCAATTTTAAATTGGGGCAAAACCAGTTAAACAGTCTCTAAAACAACAAAACCAAATGAATTAGGATTGCTCATAGAGTAAGAGACTTAAAATAATatggaataaaaatgaaagatttCCAGAAGTTTGGGGCTGGATTGTAATTATAAGTATCTAGATTCTAAGAGAAATATCTAGAAGTAAGAAATATCTAGATTTgtagtgattttattttatttgaaagcgtttttgttttgttgagcCTCCCTCGGAATTTTGGAAGGATTTAAAAATACAGCTATATTATATTAAACAGAGTAGCTATTTGTggtgtattattttaaaaaaagtatataaaaattagaaaaaaaaagttatacatttGTCAAATTCTGCGAGTGATGTCCAGTTATATTGGtaaataaaatggttttaaaaccTCAAAATGACActagaaataaaatctaaagtttaTTGTATTGTAGTGCATTTAGTATGCCATCCGTATAATTAACGCACGTAGAAAATCTGCTTACTGTGGAAGCTGCGAGAATAGTAATAGTGTGATACTGTGCAGTTTCCATTAAAAACAATAAGTAACCGTAGCATTGATTGCAGTCTTTTCTCTGGTTCAGGAGACATTCGAGAGCTTTTCGACACCAGTATTAAGGTGGGACATGTGGCAGCTTTCTCCGAGGACTGTGACTCTGCGTCCTCTAAAGGCATCGCCAGAGGAGCTGGAAATCAGGTATAATTGTTCTGTACTGAGTTCATCTGACTGTATTCCAGCATCACAATATCAGGGCTGATGAAGATAATCGgttaaaagtgaaaatacaggatAGGATGTGTGTTTAGGACTCCTTTATTCAAATATaactacaaaacattaatttttgtTACATATAAACTTGTTTTAACcaatttattttctatattgtgATTATATACCGTCACTGTGGTATGAAATTATTCATAAGAATTTGCTTGTAGCCCCGTTTCAAACAATGTTTACAGAACATACctatttcatatatttacatGAATTTGCATATTTCTCTCACATGCTGCAGAACAGCTATATTGGTTTTCTGGACTTCAAAAAAGAGGCGATCAAGAAGCTTGGAATGAGAGCGAACACTTGCTCTTTCAATCCTGGAGTCTTTGTGGCCAATTTAACCGAGTGGAAGCAGCAGAATATCACCAGCCAGCTTGAGTTCTGGATGGAGCGCAACGCCAAGTTAGTTTGTGTTACTAGAAACTACAACAaacatttcaaaaatgttataGCTACTGTCAAATCTGTGGCCAGTTCTAACGCTCTTTAATCAAATAGTAGGTGTCTTTGAGGACTTTTAATGGTGTTGTTTTGTTTCAGGGAGGATCTTTACAGTAAGACTTTAGCAGACAGCATCACAACGCCGCCTATGCTTATTGTATTCTACAAGCACCACTCGAACATTGATCCAATGTGGCACGTCCGACACCTCGGTAAGGACATGATCAAGGCTGTGGTTCAGAAATGTAAAACCCCTTTGTAAATATTTTAGCAACCAAAATTTTTGATTAATCTGTTTACATTTCTAGGGGTGACAGGAGCCGGGAATCGGTATTCACCTCAGTTTGTGAAGGCTGCCAAACTTCTCCATTGGAACGGACATTATAAGCCATGGGGAAGAGCGTCCGCTTTTTCTGAAATTTGGGACAAATGGTTCATTCCAGATCCCACAGGTAAATTCCACCCAATCCGGAGACTCACTGTGGAAAAATAAACCCCCGGTTTGGGCTACACTGATGCAGATATTTGACTTCGTTCGGGGATGTTTAAAGGATGCCTGGATGCAAAATATGGGGCCTTCATGAAACTTAAGAGTACCCCAGTAACTGGACCAACATTTGAACAGAACAACAGCCAATAGGCAACATCTGACACCAGTGCGCTACCTCAACATTCGCGATCTTAATTCTTAAGTAAAAACACTAAACCATTTATGGTGCAGCTTTTAAAATCTTCATTTTGTATGTTACATCCATGCAAGTGTTtagatgtttgttttttacaagtGGTATGTTCTCAAATACTGTTGGGTGAAATTATGGACCCcctcttttttatttcagtattttagaCTGCTTTAGGACTCGAGACAAAAACCTGTGACAATGAACATTTCAGAATATCTGTATTTGACACTACAGGAACCACTTTCCCCTTGTTGTGTTCAGTGTTGTTACATTTTTATGGATGCATGTTTatttttcctctctctcactctttctccacATATCGGCTGTTACTCACCATTGTCCTCAACTGGAAGGGTAAAACGTCAATTTGTACatgaatgaaagtgttaaaacaaattattgaataaagctCAGTATAAGTTTTGTGTGCAATGTAAGAGTATTCAACTTTTATTTAGGCTactaaataacatttaattatgtattaataCATACAGACAGAGAACACACATTATGCACTCCAACTGAGTGCAGTTTCACAATTCGATTCCTCTCAGTCCATATAAATCTGTATATACTGGTGAAATTTTACACAAAATCTGTGTTGAAGTCATATGCGTCATCATTGCTTTGCTGCATTGAAGTCAGGTCAATGTTGACAGGGACAAACTTCACTTTTTTAGTTGCTTTGGctacagaaaataaaaagcacaacAATAGAGTTTGTCAGAAGATGGTTAGA from Carassius carassius chromosome 44, fCarCar2.1, whole genome shotgun sequence carries:
- the glt8d1 gene encoding glycosyltransferase 8 domain-containing protein 1 isoform X2, with the translated sequence MTVRRVNVVILVLLVIAFLIILHRNLLNLNDFLKQENSDTVPGMVLPFEMDFLSGHKVIRTGDEIPVVITAPEERLGAAVTAMNSIYRNSKANVVFNIVTLNESVVHLRTWLSKTDMKHKVIIFDPKILTGKISNDPQKVEAVKPLNFARFFLPVFLPDTEKVIYLDDDVIVQGDIRELFDTSIKVGHVAAFSEDCDSASSKGIARGAGNQNSYIGFLDFKKEAIKKLGMRANTCSFNPGVFVANLTEWKQQNITSQLEFWMERNAKEDLYSKTLADSITTPPMLIVFYKHHSNIDPMWHVRHLGVTGAGNRYSPQFVKAAKLLHWNGHYKPWGRASAFSEIWDKWFIPDPTGKFHPIRRLTVEK
- the glt8d1 gene encoding glycosyltransferase 8 domain-containing protein 1 isoform X1 encodes the protein MTVRRVNVVILVLLVIAFLIILHRNLLNLNDFLKQENSADTVPGMVLPFEMDFLSGHKVIRTGDEIPVVITAPEERLGAAVTAMNSIYRNSKANVVFNIVTLNESVVHLRTWLSKTDMKHKVIIFDPKILTGKISNDPQKVEAVKPLNFARFFLPVFLPDTEKVIYLDDDVIVQGDIRELFDTSIKVGHVAAFSEDCDSASSKGIARGAGNQNSYIGFLDFKKEAIKKLGMRANTCSFNPGVFVANLTEWKQQNITSQLEFWMERNAKEDLYSKTLADSITTPPMLIVFYKHHSNIDPMWHVRHLGVTGAGNRYSPQFVKAAKLLHWNGHYKPWGRASAFSEIWDKWFIPDPTGKFHPIRRLTVEK